Proteins found in one Roseovarius pelagicus genomic segment:
- a CDS encoding MFS transporter gives MRMIISFAALFLSVIFLQFSSGGVGPLDALSGLALDFTTAQIGLLGSAHFLGFFIGCWWAPRLMGSVGHSRAFAALTAAGTIGLMSHMLVIDPYAWALMRVATGICVAGCYTVIEAWLQAKVTNESRGRTMGVYRLVDMGASLLAQMLISVLAPASYVSYNILALFCCAALLPLTLTKMREPETPVAPRLRPSLAIACSPLAALGVVVAALSSATFRMVGPLYGQQVGLAVDQIAYFLAACVLGGALAQYPVGWLADKFDRRHVLIGLSLAAIVTCIVTALVPNLSQTGVMWTAFFFGLTSFPIFSVSAAHANDFARNDQRVELSAALMFFYALGAIAAPLVASKLIAAFGPSAMFVMIAIGHAVLILFGLTRMRARPTRADRTRYVWSPRTSFIIGRLTRQSRDQD, from the coding sequence ATGCGTATGATCATTTCCTTTGCTGCTCTCTTCTTGTCCGTGATTTTCCTGCAATTTTCGTCGGGCGGCGTCGGCCCACTTGATGCACTCAGCGGGTTGGCACTTGATTTCACCACCGCGCAGATCGGCCTGCTGGGATCGGCGCATTTCCTGGGCTTTTTCATCGGTTGCTGGTGGGCACCACGCCTGATGGGCAGCGTCGGGCACAGCCGTGCCTTTGCCGCGCTGACGGCTGCTGGCACAATTGGGCTGATGTCTCACATGCTGGTCATCGATCCCTACGCCTGGGCATTGATGCGGGTGGCGACAGGCATCTGCGTCGCAGGATGCTACACGGTGATTGAGGCTTGGCTGCAGGCCAAGGTTACCAACGAATCGCGCGGCCGCACCATGGGCGTCTACCGTCTGGTCGACATGGGCGCTTCGCTGCTGGCGCAGATGTTGATTTCGGTACTCGCACCCGCCTCTTATGTTTCCTACAACATTCTGGCGCTGTTTTGCTGTGCCGCGCTGTTGCCGTTGACACTGACCAAGATGCGCGAACCAGAAACGCCTGTCGCCCCGCGGCTGCGCCCCAGCCTTGCCATTGCCTGTTCGCCGCTAGCGGCCCTTGGGGTGGTCGTTGCGGCGCTGTCCAGCGCGACGTTCCGCATGGTCGGCCCGCTCTATGGACAACAGGTCGGGCTTGCGGTTGATCAGATCGCCTATTTCCTCGCCGCTTGCGTCCTCGGCGGGGCATTGGCACAATATCCCGTTGGCTGGTTGGCGGATAAATTCGACCGGCGGCATGTGCTGATCGGATTGTCCTTAGCAGCGATTGTGACCTGCATCGTTACCGCACTCGTTCCTAACCTGAGCCAAACCGGCGTCATGTGGACCGCGTTCTTCTTTGGCCTCACGTCGTTTCCGATCTTTTCCGTCTCGGCAGCGCATGCCAATGACTTTGCCAGAAACGATCAGCGGGTCGAACTATCGGCCGCACTGATGTTCTTCTATGCACTCGGCGCCATCGCCGCCCCCTTGGTCGCCTCAAAGCTGATCGCAGCATTCGGCCCTTCGGCGATGTTCGTGATGATCGCCATCGGTCATGCAGTGCTCATCCTCTTTGGCCTCACCCGGATGCGTGCCCGCCCGACCCGCGCAGATCGCACGCGCTATGTCTGGTCGCCGCGAACCAGTTTCATCATCGGACGGCTCACACGCCAAAGCCGCGATCAGGACTAA
- a CDS encoding YceI family protein, with product MLLRSMTLALGLLVGVATAPHAAPELYRLDTARSQVGFELDMDGTAQPGTMPIKTARMMIDLENVQRSTVHVTLDAQAAQTGVAFVTGMMKGPEVLDTANFPEIHFQSTRIIGDLQGASVTGNLTIRGVTHPVTLKAGVFRQRGTDASNRDKLTVLLSGTISRDAFGAGGYPGFVGDRIGLRIVAQIEK from the coding sequence ATGTTGCTCCGCTCGATGACCCTCGCGCTCGGCCTGTTGGTCGGTGTTGCCACCGCCCCACACGCCGCCCCCGAACTCTATCGCCTCGACACGGCGCGTAGTCAGGTCGGCTTCGAACTGGATATGGACGGGACGGCGCAGCCCGGAACGATGCCAATCAAGACTGCCCGAATGATGATCGACCTAGAAAATGTGCAACGCAGCACTGTCCACGTGACACTTGATGCGCAGGCAGCACAAACCGGTGTGGCCTTTGTCACCGGCATGATGAAGGGACCAGAAGTACTGGATACTGCCAATTTTCCGGAAATCCATTTTCAGTCAACGCGTATCATCGGCGATTTGCAAGGCGCCAGCGTAACAGGCAACCTGACGATTCGCGGCGTCACCCATCCCGTAACTTTGAAAGCAGGCGTCTTTCGCCAACGCGGCACAGACGCATCCAACCGAGACAAGCTGACCGTGCTGCTATCAGGGACGATCAGCCGAGACGCCTTTGGCGCGGGTGGATATCCGGGCTTTGTAGGTGACCGGATTGGCCTTCGTATTGTCGCGCAAATCGAGAAATGA
- a CDS encoding aldo/keto reductase encodes MKMNPLGRTGLMVSELCLGSMTWGTQNTQDEGHAQIDRALERGINIIDTAEMYPVNPKGPETQGRTEEIIGAWFAKSGRRDEVILGTKVSGEGYGAVRDGAPISSATIREAVEGSLKRLQTDYIDLYQLHWPNRGSYMFRQNWTFDPSGQNTAEVLDHMEDVLGALAREVERGTIRHVGLSNESAWGTAQWLRLAEAGYGPRMASIQNEYSLLCRLFDTDLAELSMHEDVGLLSFTPLAAGLLTGKYQGGAVPDGSRMSIVSDLGGRVTDRVPGAVQAYLDIGERHDLDPVHLALAWAAQRPFMASVIFGATSMSQLDRALDASEIVLSEAVLKEIDAAHRAHPMPY; translated from the coding sequence ATGAAGATGAACCCGCTGGGCCGCACCGGGCTGATGGTGAGTGAGTTGTGCTTAGGCTCAATGACATGGGGCACCCAGAACACCCAAGATGAAGGACATGCACAGATTGACCGCGCTCTGGAACGTGGGATCAACATCATAGACACTGCCGAGATGTATCCCGTGAATCCAAAGGGGCCGGAAACGCAGGGTCGCACCGAAGAGATCATCGGCGCATGGTTCGCAAAAAGCGGTCGACGTGACGAGGTAATCCTCGGGACCAAAGTTTCGGGCGAAGGTTACGGCGCGGTACGCGACGGCGCGCCGATATCTTCGGCCACGATACGCGAGGCCGTCGAGGGATCGCTGAAACGTTTGCAGACTGATTACATCGACCTTTATCAACTGCACTGGCCCAATCGCGGTAGTTACATGTTTCGGCAGAACTGGACTTTTGACCCGTCAGGCCAGAACACTGCCGAAGTTTTGGACCATATGGAGGACGTGTTGGGTGCTCTTGCCCGCGAAGTGGAACGCGGCACCATACGTCATGTCGGCCTGTCGAACGAAAGCGCGTGGGGCACGGCGCAATGGCTACGTCTGGCGGAGGCCGGTTATGGGCCGCGCATGGCGTCGATCCAGAACGAATATTCGCTGCTCTGCCGTCTCTTCGACACTGATTTGGCGGAACTGAGCATGCATGAGGATGTCGGGCTGCTGTCGTTCACGCCATTGGCGGCGGGGCTGCTGACCGGCAAGTATCAGGGCGGTGCAGTGCCGGACGGGTCGCGCATGTCAATCGTTTCCGACCTCGGCGGGCGGGTCACAGACCGGGTGCCGGGGGCGGTGCAGGCCTATCTGGACATCGGGGAACGGCATGATCTGGATCCGGTTCATTTAGCGCTGGCGTGGGCTGCGCAGCGTCCGTTCATGGCTTCTGTCATCTTTGGCGCAACCAGCATGTCACAACTGGACCGGGCGCTGGATGCCAGCGAAATCGTGCTAAGCGAGGCCGTGTTAAAGGAAATCGACGCGGCACACCGGGCGCATCCCATGCCCTACTGA
- a CDS encoding helix-turn-helix domain-containing protein, translated as MLEKTDKRIRSLLFRGRLAEAMQRKRISQSALARAIGVDRSTISQLLSGDSPRLPNAQVVGECARVLGISADWLLGLTDRPETAADILANSLSLTEAPRALVDEQIFQWHKEAAGYKIRHVPAGLPDMLKTRAMLEWEYTPHLGRSTDQVIGASEDRLTWMRSAQSDYEIALPISELHSCARGEGYYRGLPHDIRRAQIAHMTEMTQQLYPRLRLYLFDARRVYSAPVTIFGPLLAVIYIGRNYMAFRDTERVRAMTEHFDHLVREAAVAAREMPDHLEQIATKMDRSDQ; from the coding sequence ATGCTAGAAAAAACAGACAAACGTATCCGATCTTTGCTCTTTCGCGGGCGTTTGGCCGAAGCGATGCAACGCAAGCGTATCAGCCAGAGCGCGCTGGCCCGCGCCATCGGTGTGGACCGCTCGACCATTTCTCAGCTTTTATCCGGTGACAGCCCACGCCTTCCCAACGCTCAGGTGGTCGGAGAATGTGCACGTGTGCTGGGCATTTCGGCTGACTGGCTCTTGGGCCTCACCGACCGGCCAGAGACCGCCGCCGACATCCTTGCCAACTCGTTGTCGCTGACCGAGGCACCGCGCGCACTGGTGGATGAGCAAATCTTTCAATGGCACAAGGAGGCGGCAGGTTACAAAATTCGCCACGTCCCCGCAGGTCTGCCCGACATGTTGAAAACCCGCGCTATGCTGGAATGGGAGTACACCCCCCATCTGGGCCGCAGCACCGATCAGGTTATCGGCGCGTCAGAGGATCGCCTGACATGGATGCGCAGCGCGCAATCGGACTATGAAATCGCCTTGCCAATATCCGAATTGCACAGTTGCGCACGGGGCGAAGGGTATTATCGCGGACTGCCCCACGACATTCGGCGTGCCCAGATCGCCCATATGACAGAGATGACACAGCAACTCTATCCACGCCTGCGGCTTTACCTCTTTGACGCTCGGCGGGTATATTCTGCCCCTGTCACGATCTTTGGCCCGTTATTGGCGGTGATCTATATCGGGCGAAATTACATGGCCTTTCGCGACACAGAACGCGTACGCGCCATGACCGAGCATTTCGACCATCTCGTGCGCGAAGCGGCGGTTGCAGCCCGCGAAATGCCCGACCACCTCGAACAGATCGCGACTAAAATGGACCGTAGTGATCAGTAG
- a CDS encoding DUF2061 domain-containing protein gives MERPKRTLIKAVIWNLMGLIIMALVGLAMTGSATVGGAMALINTAIGLTTYVIYERIWSRIRWGTQHG, from the coding sequence ATGGAACGGCCCAAGCGAACCTTGATCAAGGCGGTTATCTGGAACTTGATGGGGTTGATCATCATGGCATTGGTGGGTTTGGCTATGACTGGCTCCGCCACGGTGGGCGGGGCAATGGCGTTGATCAACACGGCGATCGGGCTGACCACATATGTCATCTACGAGCGTATCTGGTCGCGTATCCGCTGGGGCACACAGCATGGATAG